Within Candidatus Zixiibacteriota bacterium, the genomic segment ACCCCTTTGACGGCGCTCCGCGGTTCTCTCGATTTGCTGAAGATACAGGGAAAAGGGGAGCCGTTGGAGAATTCCGATCGTATCATCGCCAGCATGGAGGAATCAGCCGAGAGGATTATTTCAATCCTGGACAACCGCTGAAATCACCATTGACAGGAAAAGCAAGAGAACTCAATTGACGGATCAACTATGAGCTACAAGATAAAGACTCTCAGCGACCGGCAGTGTTCGGAACTACTTTCCCGAGGCGATGATTCGCTGTTTGGGACCGGCCAGAAATTATATCTGACCACGGTGCTACCCGGTCTGTTTTATTGCGTGACGGATAAGATCAAGAATATTCAAGAAGAGAATTTTCTATATATACCGCCGTCTATTCTTGACAGCGAGTATTCGCCGGGGGTTTTTGACAGCATCATCTATAAGAATTTTATGCTTCAACCCAAGGCGATCACACTCGAAGGTAAATCCTTCTATCCGGTCGTAGTCGAAAATATCCCTGTAGGGGGGCTGCTTTGTGATTCGGGTGACGGCGAAGAACCGGACCGGCAGAAGCTGCTCGAGAAATTTGCCCTTTCGGAGTATTTCAATCTGATTTTCAATATCAACAGCAGCCTGGCGGGGGGGGAATTTATCGCCCTGCAGATATTGCGGCTGATTTCGGAGAAAAAATCGTTTGACTCCTTTTTGCGCGCTCTGCCTGATTGGCTGGTTGAGTTCTTGGGAGGCGGCCTGGTTTCGGTTTATTATCGTTCCGACGATGATTACTTACTGAGAAAAATGGCCGGGCAACTGTCATTATATGAAGAGATGCCGGCGGAACTGGAAAGAGAAGATGCGGCTTTACTGATGAATGCCATTGCCGAGAATCATCTATTTATGTCCGTGGGTGAAGTACCGAATTATGTGACGGAACTGAAGGTCCCGCCTCAGATCAGATTTGTCATGGGTGGTTCCGACGGTTGCGGCCAGGAATATCTTCTGACCGGGATCGTTCCCAATATAACCTCCTATTCCTTTGCCCTTTTCTTTGATAGGCTCAAGAGCATTCTGGGGGGGGTCACAGAGAGGCATTTTGCCGGCCAGCCCGACTGGCATCGGGTGTTTTCCGTGCTGGAGGAATTATCGGCCTCGGGGCGTTCCAAGCAGGAAATGATAGAGGCCATTTTCCCGATCTTTTGCGAATATGTCAATATCAATCGTATCTCCCTGGTCAAATATCATCAGATGGAGAATCAACTGGAAATAGAGGGTGCGGTGACATCGCGTCCGAATACCATTCTTGGAACCAAAATCACATTCCCCCTTGCCGGGACCGCCTTTGAAACAGTGGTGGAAATGGGACGACCATATTTCAAAGATAATCTGAATGCCACGATGGCTCATAAGGTCGAATACCAGTTGTTTAAAGAAGGAGTCAAATCATATCTGATGGTTCCGATCCGGGACGAGAAAACGCTGGTGGGGATTCTGAATATCGGCTCGCCCATGACCGATGATTATCTTCATCGATACCTGCCGGTTTTTGAAACTCTGGCCGGATATCTGGCGCGATTGTTTATATCCGGCATAAACCGTCAGGAAGTCGAAATATATTCCCGACAGCTTGAGGACCTGCAGGCCAGCCTGTCAGCCATGGAAAATCTCAAAAATCTCGGCGAACTTGCCAGCGGCGTTTTCCACGATCTGAACAATATGATCGGGGGTGTTCTCGGGCGCTGCGAGATTATCCAGAGCCGCTTGGAAAAACAGGGGGCTGATGAGACGACCACCAAAATAATTCGGGATGTCAAACTGATTGAACGGTCGGCGCTCGATTCCGGAGAGATTTTGAATCGCCTCAGGGAGTTGTCGCGAACCCGCAGAGAGGAAAAGAAGGTCACCATCTGTCTGAATGAGATAATTGATGACTCGGTGGAGATGGTGCGGCCGCACTGGCGCCGACTGATTCAGGATAAAGGCATTAAGATCTTACTGAAAAAAGAGACATCCGACAGAGTCAATGTCGTGGCCGATCCTTCCGAAATGCGCGAGGTGCTGACCAATCTTTTATTGAATGCTCTGGATGCGCTTCCAGAAGGCGGCCGGATTGCTGTCTCATGCGGGAGAATAAATGGGACGGCCCGGGTGATTGTCGGCGACAACGGGACCGGCATTCCCGCCGAACTGATGGAAAAGATTTTTGATCCGTTTTTTACCACCAAAGGGGATAAGGGAACCGGACTGGGGTTGGCCGTGAGCAAGAAGATTATCGAGGGGCATGGCGGCCATATCAAGGTCAGTTCCGGAAAAGACAAAGGGACCACGTTTGTAATCGATTTGCCCGCGCTGGAGGAGGAAAAAGAGTTTCAGCCAGCCGTGCAAAATGACGTTTCCCCGGTCAGAGTATGGAAGGTTTTGATTATTCAGGGGAAGGAGGCGGAGATTCCCGAACTTCTGCAGTGTCTGACTGATAAGAACTGTCATGTCACAACCGCGGAGAGCGGCGCCAGGGCAATCCTAATTTGCGCCAGGGAGAAATTCGATCTCCTGATTGTAGATTTAACTCTGCCGGATATCAGTGGGCTGGACCTGATATCGCAAATCAGGAGTTTCGACAGAAAGACCAGGATCATTCTTATCAGCGATCACGAAATTGACGCCAGTGTGGGCGATTTGATGTCAAAGGGTATCGACAGTCTGCTGACGCGTCCAATCGACGGGGAGATTGTCTCGATGACGCTGGAGAACCTGCTCGGGTCGGTGCAAGAGAGAAATTAATCCTCTTTTCGACAATTACCTGTTCATTTCAGCGGTAATTTATCATCATTGGGGCCGGAGATTTCTGCGCCTTTCTCCCGGAGGAAGTCACTGGCGATTATATTTTTCACTTGCCTTTGGGGCCATACTGCGTATATTGTTAGAAATTCTTCGGGGTGAGGTGA encodes:
- a CDS encoding ATP-binding protein, which produces MSYKIKTLSDRQCSELLSRGDDSLFGTGQKLYLTTVLPGLFYCVTDKIKNIQEENFLYIPPSILDSEYSPGVFDSIIYKNFMLQPKAITLEGKSFYPVVVENIPVGGLLCDSGDGEEPDRQKLLEKFALSEYFNLIFNINSSLAGGEFIALQILRLISEKKSFDSFLRALPDWLVEFLGGGLVSVYYRSDDDYLLRKMAGQLSLYEEMPAELEREDAALLMNAIAENHLFMSVGEVPNYVTELKVPPQIRFVMGGSDGCGQEYLLTGIVPNITSYSFALFFDRLKSILGGVTERHFAGQPDWHRVFSVLEELSASGRSKQEMIEAIFPIFCEYVNINRISLVKYHQMENQLEIEGAVTSRPNTILGTKITFPLAGTAFETVVEMGRPYFKDNLNATMAHKVEYQLFKEGVKSYLMVPIRDEKTLVGILNIGSPMTDDYLHRYLPVFETLAGYLARLFISGINRQEVEIYSRQLEDLQASLSAMENLKNLGELASGVFHDLNNMIGGVLGRCEIIQSRLEKQGADETTTKIIRDVKLIERSALDSGEILNRLRELSRTRREEKKVTICLNEIIDDSVEMVRPHWRRLIQDKGIKILLKKETSDRVNVVADPSEMREVLTNLLLNALDALPEGGRIAVSCGRINGTARVIVGDNGTGIPAELMEKIFDPFFTTKGDKGTGLGLAVSKKIIEGHGGHIKVSSGKDKGTTFVIDLPALEEEKEFQPAVQNDVSPVRVWKVLIIQGKEAEIPELLQCLTDKNCHVTTAESGARAILICAREKFDLLIVDLTLPDISGLDLISQIRSFDRKTRIILISDHEIDASVGDLMSKGIDSLLTRPIDGEIVSMTLENLLGSVQERN